The Betta splendens chromosome 2, fBetSpl5.4, whole genome shotgun sequence nucleotide sequence AACCATTACGCTCATAAACGGACCCAAGACCGTTCTGGTGGACACCGGAGGACCGTGGGACCGAGACTTCCTCCTCGTGTCTCTAAAAGACAGAGGTCTGGACCCAGGACGTGTAAACCTGGTCGTGGGGACTCACGGGCATTCAGACCACATCGGCAATTTAGGTTTATTCCCGAACTCACTGTTGATCGTCGGCTACGACGTCAGTGAGGGTGACACGTACCGACCCAACCAGCTGGCGCAAGGACAGGCTTACTTTGTAGATGAGCATGTAAGTCACCGGCGGCAGACACTGGGGTTTTAGCTGGAGACCGAAGCATCGGGTCAAAAAACACGGAAGCATTATATATGATGTATTTAGAATAATAGAAGAATAacagaatatttattttataaattatGCCTATAGATATGTTAGTTAATTTACATTATAACCAAAAGGTGTACAATATCACATACATTGTGTTTCTATGACATTTTAAGAAGCCTAAACCATTAAATACAGCTGCAACTCATATATCAATACAGCCTTTTGAATATATTCAAATACGTGTAGTTGCCACATGACCCAAACTAACTTATCAACTTCAAAAACACTTTTCtactctcctctctcccacaGATATCAGTGGTTCCCAGTCCAGGCCACACAGGACAAGACGTCAGTGTTCAGGTGAAAGGGACCTCAGAGGGCACAGTGCTTGTTGCGGGGGACTTATTTGAGTGCTGCTCGGATGAGGACAGCTGGCGGGACCTAAGTTTGAACACTGCTGTACAGGAGATCAGCCGCCAAGAAGCCCTCCGCACTGCCGATGTCATCATCCCCGGACACGGGGCTCCGTTCAGAGTCATCAGGAAACGATGAAGCAAGAGATTATGCAAAGAGACGTGATTGACAGTTACAGCTCGGCTTGATGCACAGGCTCTCGGTTACCAGGCAACCACCTGGCTCCACATGAAAGAGACCAATGATCAAAGTTCATTCACTGATCAGGATGTTTGTGCTGGTCTCGGTGTGTATCAACCTGTCTGTGTTCAACACCAACGATGACGATGGAGCACAAGCCTCCAGATTATGAAATAACCCTGCACCTCACTCAGCCGAGAACCAGCTCTGACACTGGTGATGTCTAAATTACATCAAAAATGAATATATTAAAGCGTTTAAGTGACTACGTGGTTCATCTGTCTGGAGGAGAAGTGACACCTTTCAGTTGCAATAGTTCCTCAAATGAACAGCATGGAGGAAGCTTGTAGGCTTTTATTGGTGAACAGGTCTAATTTATTGCCATTTTATGATATTATATAAAGCCCCTTTGTGCCTGGCACTACCACTTCAGTCACATGACATAAGACCTACCCACAAGCCTGAGAGAACACAGTCCTTTATTACAGCTAATCAGCACAGTAACATTTGGCTAAGGTGACTATAGAAACATCTCTTCACTCGGGGCAGCGTCAGTTctaaagaagaaacaaaccGTACAAAGGATGCAGTATGTTATCTTTAGTACACAGATGTAGAACTACCATTTGCATATAGTATCCATATTTGCATATGGTTACTTGTTACATCTATTGAAGCTTTTAGGTTCTTGGGATCCTCTTTAGCAGCAGTTACCGTGAGCTACCTATTCACAGGTGATTCCAGTGTTTCTTCAGAATTATAGTTTCCCCACTTGAATGTTTTAGAAACACTAACTCAGCTGATATCAAACAGGACAGTTCTTTTGTTGATGATCTTAACATTCTGTGTtgccctggagctggagcagctacCCACCAGTCATTGAATCGTTGGTTTGATTCCCAGCACCTCCTGATACATGTTAAACGTGTCTTTGGGCAAGGCAATGAACCCCAAGTTCTCCCTGGTGAATTAAGCTCTGTCGTTGCTGCGTCTGTCTATTACAGGGAAGAAACGTACATTAACAGTTTATCTAGGGTTTACCCGCTTAACTCAAAATTCCTGTCGTCATGGCAACTTGTCCTGTTCCAGACTCGGCGGATTAGGCCCAACTCATGATGCCCGCACCACCATGTTTTTAAAAGGGTTATCTGCTTTAAAGCCAGTGTCATCAACACAACACTTCTTGCTCAAGTCAAAATCACTTGCCATGATCTCATCAAACCGTGGAGAGGAAGCAGTGCTCCTTTTGGACAGCGGATGTGAGCGTGAGGACTGAGACGTAATCTAACGGCCTTCCACACTCCACCCCACTGAGTGAAACCCCTGACCTGAAGGTGAGGCCTTATCACTATCTTAACGTTTCACTCTAAAGTCTAAACTCCACCCATCATTATTGATTGATC carries:
- the mblac1 gene encoding metallo-beta-lactamase domain-containing protein 1 — translated: MMEADGTLVSGPFQKVPLSQLDFSGQPYSVSVLKVGYCQSQTDGTFRADGTITLINGPKTVLVDTGGPWDRDFLLVSLKDRGLDPGRVNLVVGTHGHSDHIGNLGLFPNSLLIVGYDVSEGDTYRPNQLAQGQAYFVDEHISVVPSPGHTGQDVSVQVKGTSEGTVLVAGDLFECCSDEDSWRDLSLNTAVQEISRQEALRTADVIIPGHGAPFRVIRKR